ACTGAGGCGGTAAAGAATTGGCCTACACCATTGACTCCAATTgacattagaagtttcttgagTTAGCCGggtactataggaggtttgtggatgggtTTGAGTTCATTGCTTCTCTtttgactaccttgacccaTAAGAGTGTtaaatttgagtggtcagagGCATGTGAAAGAAACTTTCAAATTTGGAAAGATAGGCTTCCCTCTTCTCCAGTGTTGAGTTTACGAGAGAGAACCAAAGGTTTtatggtatattgtgatgcatcctgagTGGATTTGGGTTGTGTCCTCATACAACATGGAAAGGTAGTAGTCTATGACTCTAGAAAACTCAATGTGCATGAGAAGAAtgatccaactcatgatcttgtaTTAGTGGTcgtagtgtttgctttgaaaaaatggaggcattacttgtatggtgttcatgtggatgtgtgtaccgaccataagagtcttcaatatgcgTTCATTCAAAAGGATttaaatctccgacaaagaagatAGTTGGAATTTTTGAAAGATTACGATATGAGTGTTGTCTACCACCCCGGCAAgaccaatgtggttgcggatgctctaagtcgtatgaccatgggtagtgtgtatCATGTAGAAGAAGGGAAGAAAGAACTAGTAAAAAATTTTCATAGGTTGTATAGATTGGAGGTTCGGTTGGAAGATTTCCCAAATGATGGTTTTATGGTTCATAATAAACccgagtcatctttagtggttgaggtgaagtctaagaaacatcttgatccactattgatggagttgaagaaatCAGTAATTAACAAGTTTAATGATTATTCTACCAGGGGGAATGGTTTTCTTAGGTACCAAAGTAGATTGTGTGTATcgaatgttgatgatttgagggGAAAGGTTTTGGAAGAAGATCATGGTTCCTGATATTCTATTCATTAGGGTGACAGGTATCGCGACCttagagaggtatattggtgggatgacttgaaaagggacatagcggagtttgtatCCAAGTGCCCCAATTTCCAACAAGTAAAAGCTGAGCATCTAAAGCCTACTGGTCTAATCCAAGAAATGGGTGTTCCTACTTAAAGTTGGAagaaattaatatggactttgttgttgggtCGCCTCAAACTCGGAGGAAAAATGACGCAATTTGGGTTATACCATATTGATTGACAAAATCCTCTAATTTTATCACTGTCAAGTCTACATATTCagtggaggattatgcaaggatctacattgatgagattgtgaatCTTTATGGGAACCCTTTTCTATCATATTGGATAGAATTGCTAAACtcacttctcatttttggaggtcttttcaaaaagggttgggtactcaagtgaaggttagcaccacttttcatccacAAATAGATGGTCAAGTgaagcgtactattcaaacgcTAGAAGACTAGTTAAGGGCTTGTGTGATAGATTTCAAATGTAATTGGACAATCACCTACCGTTTATT
This DNA window, taken from Solanum lycopersicum chromosome 5, SLM_r2.1, encodes the following:
- the LOC138348840 gene encoding uncharacterized protein, which gives rise to MSVVYHPGKTNVVADALSRMTMGSVYHVEEGKKELVKNFHRLYRLEVRLEDFPNDGFMVHNKPESSLVVEVKSKKHLDPLLMELKKSVINKFNDYSTRGNGFLRYRDLREVYWWDDLKRDIAEFVSKCPNFQQVKAEHLKPTGLIQEMGVPT